A single Acidaminococcus sp. DNA region contains:
- a CDS encoding MATE family efflux transporter, translating into MPNAITTGNVWKSIIAFSVPYLISYFLQTLYGMADLFIIGQFEGPASITAVAVGSQIMHMLTVMLVGLAMGTTVSIAQSVGAGNKERAARVTGNTVLLFMGLSIVLAILLIHQIDRIVGVMATPPEAVKGTTDYLFICFLGIPFITAYNLVSSIFRGLGNSRTPTYFIAIACIVNILLDFLFMGAFHMGPSGAALGTTLAQIFSVAISLFVMTSHNIGISVSRHDFHFDGSIMRDILKIGVPISVQDGLIQISFLIITMIANQRGVTDAAAVGIVEKIISFIFLVPSSLLSTVSALGAQNIGAGKPERAREFLYDAIKIAIGFGAVMIVLMQFAAYGFVGLFTGDESVVAAGGPYLKGYILDCLFAGIHFSFSGYFCACGKSIYSFIHNITAIACARVPLVYWASVNFPDNLLPMGLATSVGSLVSVVICIFLFRHLLLQEKKMQHCGV; encoded by the coding sequence ATGCCGAATGCAATTACTACAGGGAACGTCTGGAAAAGCATTATTGCTTTTTCCGTTCCCTATTTAATTTCTTATTTTTTACAGACCCTTTATGGGATGGCCGATCTTTTTATCATCGGGCAGTTCGAAGGGCCGGCAAGTATTACGGCCGTAGCCGTCGGAAGCCAGATTATGCATATGCTCACGGTTATGCTCGTAGGTCTCGCTATGGGGACGACTGTATCCATTGCTCAGTCTGTCGGCGCCGGAAATAAGGAACGGGCTGCGCGTGTCACCGGCAATACAGTGCTGCTTTTTATGGGACTTTCCATAGTGCTGGCAATTTTGTTGATACATCAAATTGACCGGATTGTCGGAGTGATGGCGACGCCGCCGGAAGCAGTAAAGGGAACTACGGATTATCTTTTCATTTGTTTTCTTGGAATTCCTTTTATTACAGCATATAACCTGGTAAGTTCTATTTTTCGCGGATTGGGCAACTCAAGAACGCCGACATACTTTATTGCCATTGCCTGTATTGTTAATATCCTTCTGGATTTCCTCTTTATGGGAGCTTTCCACATGGGACCCAGCGGAGCTGCACTCGGTACGACGCTGGCTCAGATTTTCAGTGTAGCCATTTCACTATTTGTGATGACTTCCCATAATATCGGCATCTCTGTGTCTCGGCATGATTTTCACTTCGATGGAAGCATCATGCGGGATATTTTAAAGATTGGTGTGCCGATTTCCGTGCAGGATGGGCTCATCCAAATTTCTTTTCTGATTATTACCATGATTGCCAATCAGCGTGGTGTAACGGACGCGGCTGCTGTCGGGATTGTAGAAAAAATCATCAGCTTCATCTTTCTTGTTCCGTCTTCACTGCTTTCGACCGTTTCTGCCCTGGGAGCCCAGAATATCGGAGCCGGCAAACCGGAGCGTGCCCGGGAATTTCTCTACGATGCCATCAAGATTGCCATTGGTTTTGGTGCTGTCATGATTGTCTTGATGCAGTTTGCCGCCTATGGTTTTGTGGGACTCTTTACAGGTGATGAGTCTGTTGTTGCGGCAGGCGGTCCTTATCTTAAAGGCTATATTCTTGACTGTTTGTTTGCCGGCATCCATTTCAGCTTCAGCGGTTATTTCTGTGCCTGCGGCAAATCGATTTATTCCTTCATTCATAATATTACGGCCATTGCCTGTGCCCGAGTGCCCCTTGTTTACTGGGCCTCTGTCAATTTCCCTGATAACTTGCTCCCTATGGGACTTGCGACTTCCGTAGGCTCCCTCGTTTCTGTGGTTATCTGCATTTTCCTTTTCCGCCATCTGCTGCTTCAGGAGAAAAAAATGCAGCACTGTGGGGTATAA
- a CDS encoding phosphoribosylaminoimidazolecarboxamide formyltransferase translates to MKEIKLKYGCNPNQLPASIYMRDGSELPVTVLNGRPGYINFLDALNSWQLVKELKEATGLPAAASFKHVSPAGAAVASPLDDTMKKVYHLEGYELSPLASAYARARGADRMSSFGDFVALSDICDESTAKVLKHEVSDGVIAPGYTDKALAILKTKKKGNYNVIQIDPNYVPAEIETKEVFGVTFSQRRNQDPITADCLKNIPTQNKELTDAAKRDLLIALIALKYTQSNSVCYVKDGQTIGVGAGQQSRVHCTRLAGDKADKWWLRQSPKALNLPFKPDTPKPVRDNTIDVYLSDDYEDVLADGIWQTIFTEKPEPMTREERKAWIAKNTNVALGSDAFFPFGDNIERAHRSGVKYVAQAGGSIRDAQVIETADKYGIVMCMTGRRLFHH, encoded by the coding sequence ATGAAAGAAATTAAGCTGAAGTACGGCTGCAATCCGAACCAACTGCCTGCATCCATTTATATGCGTGACGGCAGTGAACTGCCTGTGACGGTGTTGAATGGGAGACCCGGTTATATTAACTTCCTGGATGCCCTGAACAGCTGGCAGCTTGTGAAGGAACTGAAAGAAGCTACGGGCCTGCCGGCAGCAGCTTCTTTTAAACACGTTTCTCCGGCCGGAGCCGCTGTCGCTTCTCCGCTTGATGATACGATGAAGAAGGTTTATCACCTGGAAGGGTATGAACTTTCTCCGCTGGCTTCTGCGTATGCCCGTGCCCGCGGTGCCGACAGGATGTCTTCCTTCGGTGATTTCGTTGCCCTGTCAGATATTTGTGATGAATCTACCGCAAAAGTCCTGAAACATGAAGTTTCCGACGGTGTTATTGCTCCGGGATATACAGATAAAGCACTGGCTATCCTGAAGACAAAGAAAAAGGGCAATTACAACGTCATTCAAATCGATCCGAATTATGTACCGGCTGAAATTGAGACCAAGGAAGTATTTGGTGTGACTTTCTCTCAGCGCCGCAACCAGGATCCGATTACGGCAGACTGCCTCAAAAATATTCCTACCCAAAATAAGGAACTGACGGACGCTGCTAAACGCGATCTGCTGATTGCCCTCATTGCGCTGAAATATACTCAGTCCAACTCTGTCTGCTATGTCAAGGATGGTCAGACCATTGGTGTCGGCGCCGGTCAGCAGTCCCGTGTACACTGCACGCGCCTTGCCGGGGATAAGGCAGACAAGTGGTGGCTGCGTCAGTCTCCGAAGGCTCTGAACCTGCCTTTTAAGCCGGATACGCCGAAACCGGTTCGTGACAATACGATTGATGTATATCTGTCCGATGATTATGAAGACGTACTGGCCGATGGTATCTGGCAGACGATCTTTACGGAAAAACCGGAACCGATGACCCGCGAAGAACGGAAAGCATGGATTGCCAAGAATACGAACGTGGCTCTGGGTTCTGATGCTTTCTTCCCGTTCGGCGACAATATTGAACGCGCTCACCGTAGCGGTGTGAAGTACGTTGCTCAGGCCGGTGGATCCATTCGTGATGCGCAGGTTATCGAAACAGCTGATAAATATGGCATTGTCATGTGCATGACGGGCCGCAGACTGTTCCACCATTAA
- a CDS encoding 4Fe-4S cluster-binding domain-containing protein — MEICKLCPHECGVQRPLHKGEDGQYGICRSPMMPQAARAALHMWEEPCLSGNKGSGAVFFSGCTLHCVFCQNSEISTENTGWEVTPDRLKEIYADLIRQGALNIDLITATQYLPLILESLDKRLPVPVVYNTGGYEKVETLRLLQGKVQIYLPDLKYTDDALAKRYSGAPDYFVVASKAIREMFRQVGPYKLDKNGIMKKGVIIRHLILPGHTDDSKRVIDWVAHTFKQGDVMFSLMRQYIPCGRAAEYPEINRTLTDEEYNEVESYLFESSIEDGFVQEEPSADSKFIPAFDGTGILKEKKQ; from the coding sequence ATGGAAATTTGTAAGTTGTGCCCCCATGAATGCGGAGTTCAGCGTCCGCTGCACAAAGGGGAAGATGGGCAATATGGCATCTGCCGCAGTCCGATGATGCCCCAGGCCGCCCGTGCTGCCCTGCATATGTGGGAGGAACCCTGCCTCAGCGGCAACAAAGGCAGCGGTGCCGTATTCTTTTCCGGCTGCACGCTGCATTGCGTTTTCTGCCAAAATAGTGAAATCAGTACAGAAAATACCGGCTGGGAAGTCACGCCGGACCGTTTAAAAGAAATTTACGCTGATTTAATCCGCCAGGGAGCCCTCAATATTGACCTCATCACAGCCACGCAGTATCTTCCGCTCATTCTGGAATCCCTTGATAAACGCCTCCCCGTTCCTGTCGTTTATAATACCGGTGGTTACGAAAAGGTCGAAACGCTTCGCCTCCTGCAAGGCAAAGTCCAGATTTATCTGCCCGATTTGAAGTATACTGACGACGCGCTTGCCAAGCGCTACAGCGGCGCCCCGGACTATTTTGTAGTCGCTTCCAAAGCGATCCGTGAAATGTTTCGCCAGGTAGGTCCCTATAAGCTTGATAAAAACGGCATCATGAAAAAAGGCGTAATTATACGCCATTTGATTCTCCCCGGTCACACAGATGACAGTAAACGGGTCATTGACTGGGTGGCCCATACGTTCAAGCAGGGAGATGTCATGTTCAGCCTCATGCGCCAGTACATTCCCTGCGGCCGCGCTGCGGAGTATCCTGAAATTAATCGAACACTCACGGACGAGGAGTATAATGAAGTCGAATCCTACCTCTTCGAAAGCTCCATTGAAGACGGCTTTGTCCAGGAAGAGCCCTCCGCAGACAGCAAATTTATCCCGGCCTTTGACGGAACCGGAATTTTAAAGGAAAAAAAGCAATAA
- the rplT gene encoding 50S ribosomal protein L20 — translation MARIKVGVTAHRRHKHILKLAAGYRGSKSKLFRKANETVMKGLMYARRDRRAKKREFRQLWIARINAATRANGLSYSRFICGLNKAGVELDRKVLADMAVNDAPAFAKLVETAKAAL, via the coding sequence ATGGCTAGAATTAAAGTTGGTGTAACTGCTCATAGACGTCATAAACACATTCTGAAGCTGGCTGCCGGCTACAGAGGTTCCAAGAGCAAGCTGTTCAGAAAAGCTAACGAAACCGTCATGAAGGGCCTGATGTATGCTCGTCGTGACAGAAGAGCTAAGAAGCGCGAATTCCGTCAGCTCTGGATTGCTCGTATCAATGCTGCAACCCGCGCTAACGGCCTGAGCTACAGCCGTTTCATCTGCGGCCTGAACAAGGCTGGTGTTGAACTGGATCGTAAGGTCCTGGCTGACATGGCTGTCAACGATGCTCCTGCTTTTGCAAAGCTCGTTGAAACTGCTAAAGCTGCTCTCTAA
- the rpmI gene encoding 50S ribosomal protein L35, which produces MPKMKTRRSAAKRFKATASGEFKRAKAFRSHILEHKSPTRKRNLRKAALVHKTDHERVAKMLPYA; this is translated from the coding sequence ATGCCTAAGATGAAAACCCGCAGATCTGCTGCTAAACGTTTTAAAGCAACTGCTTCTGGTGAATTTAAACGCGCTAAAGCTTTTAGAAGCCATATCCTGGAGCACAAGTCTCCTACTCGTAAGAGAAACCTGCGCAAAGCTGCTCTGGTTCACAAGACGGACCATGAACGCGTAGCAAAGATGCTGCCTTACGCATAA
- the infC gene encoding translation initiation factor IF-3: MAKGELRINQEIRAREVRVNSADGEQFGIMPIAEALDLAADRHLDLVEIAPKAKPPVCRIMDYGKYQYEQQKREKEARKRQRVIDVKEVKLRIRIEQHDFDVKTKNAIRFLESGDKVKATIMFRGRELSHPELGEELLNKMAEQLQDIAVVERKPKLEGRNMVMIVAPKSSK, translated from the coding sequence ATAGCGAAAGGTGAATTACGGATTAACCAGGAAATCCGTGCAAGGGAAGTCCGCGTCAATTCTGCAGACGGTGAACAATTCGGTATCATGCCGATTGCCGAGGCTCTGGACCTCGCTGCTGACCGTCATCTGGATCTGGTTGAAATTGCCCCGAAGGCAAAGCCGCCAGTCTGCCGTATCATGGACTATGGCAAATACCAGTATGAACAGCAGAAAAGAGAAAAGGAAGCCCGTAAACGTCAGAGAGTTATCGACGTCAAGGAAGTCAAGCTGCGCATTCGTATTGAACAGCACGACTTTGATGTGAAGACCAAGAACGCTATTCGTTTCCTCGAAAGCGGTGACAAGGTCAAAGCAACGATTATGTTCCGCGGCCGGGAACTTTCCCATCCTGAACTGGGAGAAGAATTGCTGAATAAAATGGCCGAGCAGCTGCAGGATATTGCAGTTGTCGAAAGAAAGCCGAAACTCGAAGGCCGCAACATGGTCATGATTGTTGCTCCCAAGAGTTCCAAATAA
- the thrS gene encoding threonine--tRNA ligase codes for MSMIKVSLPDGSQREVEQGISLKDLAKSLNQKLGKTALLAKVDGVNKDLSDTLDKDASVEFITPDSEEGLHAIRHTASHVMAQAIKHLFPGTKFAIGPAIEKGFYYDLDSDHVFTPDDLKAIEKEMHKIIKANYPLVRKELPRQEALDMFKKADEPYKVELIEDLPEDAVISTYTQGDFTDLCAGPHCPSTGRVKAFKLMSIAGAYWRGDEHNKMLQRIYGTAFASQEDLDAYLHMMEEAEKRDHRKLGKQLGLFMLSDYGPGFPFFLPNGMILRNTLIDYWRQVHKKYGYYEVMTPMIMNRQLWEMSGHWDHYKENMYFTKIDNEDYAIKPMNCPGGMLVYANEPHSYRDLPLRVGELGLVHRHELSGALHGLFRVRCFTQDDAHIFMTPDQIEDVIQETIRLFDEVYATFGLSYHAELSTRPENSMGDDATWELATNGLRKAMEDFGLDYVINEGDGAFYGPKIDFHLKDSIGRTWQCGTIQLDMLLPEKFNLTYTGEDGQKHRPVMIHRVVYGSIERFIGILTEHYAGAFPVWLAPEQVRVMPITDKFNDYAKSIVDKMDAQNIRVHLDDRNEKIGYKIREAQVKKVPYMLIIGEKEVNDGTVSVRSRSEGEIGAMPADEFIAKLQKEIKEKK; via the coding sequence ATGTCAATGATTAAAGTGTCGTTGCCGGACGGCAGCCAAAGAGAAGTGGAACAAGGGATTTCTTTAAAAGACCTGGCCAAGAGTCTGAACCAGAAACTTGGGAAGACTGCTCTTCTGGCTAAAGTAGATGGTGTCAATAAGGATCTTTCCGATACTCTTGATAAGGATGCCTCTGTAGAATTTATTACCCCGGATTCCGAAGAGGGGCTGCATGCTATCCGCCATACGGCTTCCCACGTGATGGCACAGGCTATTAAACACCTTTTCCCGGGCACCAAATTTGCCATTGGCCCTGCTATCGAAAAGGGGTTCTATTATGACCTTGACAGTGACCATGTCTTCACTCCGGATGACCTGAAAGCTATCGAAAAAGAAATGCACAAAATCATCAAAGCCAACTATCCGCTGGTTCGCAAGGAACTGCCGAGACAGGAAGCTTTGGATATGTTCAAGAAAGCCGACGAACCGTACAAGGTGGAACTGATTGAAGACCTGCCGGAAGATGCGGTCATCAGCACCTATACTCAGGGCGACTTTACCGATCTGTGCGCGGGTCCTCACTGCCCGTCCACGGGCCGTGTCAAGGCTTTCAAACTGATGAGCATTGCCGGTGCTTACTGGCGTGGTGATGAACACAACAAGATGCTGCAGCGTATCTACGGCACTGCTTTTGCTTCCCAGGAAGACCTGGATGCTTACCTGCACATGATGGAAGAAGCTGAAAAGCGCGATCACCGTAAACTCGGCAAACAGCTCGGCTTGTTCATGCTCAGCGATTACGGCCCCGGCTTCCCGTTCTTCCTGCCGAACGGCATGATTCTCCGCAATACCCTGATTGATTACTGGCGTCAAGTCCATAAGAAATACGGTTATTACGAAGTCATGACCCCGATGATTATGAACCGCCAGCTGTGGGAAATGTCCGGTCACTGGGATCACTACAAAGAAAATATGTACTTTACCAAGATTGACAATGAAGACTATGCCATCAAACCGATGAACTGCCCAGGCGGAATGCTGGTCTATGCTAACGAACCGCATTCTTATCGTGACCTGCCGCTGCGTGTCGGCGAACTCGGTCTGGTTCACAGACATGAACTCTCCGGCGCTCTGCACGGCCTGTTCCGTGTTCGCTGCTTCACTCAGGATGATGCCCATATCTTCATGACTCCGGATCAGATTGAAGACGTCATTCAGGAGACCATTCGCCTCTTCGACGAAGTCTATGCAACCTTCGGCCTGAGTTATCATGCGGAATTGTCGACTCGTCCGGAAAACTCCATGGGCGATGACGCTACCTGGGAACTGGCTACGAACGGCCTGAGAAAAGCTATGGAAGACTTCGGCCTGGATTATGTAATTAACGAAGGCGACGGCGCTTTCTACGGCCCGAAGATTGACTTCCATCTGAAGGACTCCATCGGCCGTACCTGGCAGTGCGGTACCATTCAGCTCGATATGCTGCTGCCTGAAAAATTCAACCTGACCTATACGGGCGAAGATGGCCAGAAGCATCGTCCTGTCATGATTCACCGTGTTGTTTACGGATCCATTGAACGTTTCATCGGTATCCTGACCGAACACTATGCCGGTGCATTCCCTGTATGGCTGGCTCCTGAACAAGTTCGTGTGATGCCGATTACCGATAAATTCAACGACTATGCAAAATCCATTGTGGACAAGATGGATGCTCAGAACATCCGTGTTCATCTGGACGACCGCAATGAAAAGATCGGTTACAAGATTCGTGAAGCACAGGTCAAGAAGGTTCCGTATATGCTCATCATCGGTGAAAAGGAAGTCAACGATGGTACGGTTTCCGTTCGCAGCCGCAGTGAAGGTGAAATCGGTGCTATGCCGGCCGACGAATTCATTGCAAAACTGCAGAAAGAAATCAAGGAAAAGAAATAA